The Agromyces hippuratus genome has a window encoding:
- the secF gene encoding protein translocase subunit SecF yields MANRLTTFGNDLYTGKRSFNFVGGRKKWYTIAGILILLSVVVPLLTGVNFSIEFRGGSQFQIAQVENATPEPAIEAVHSVVPDAEVRVAIIGGTGVRVQTDQLEQADSEDVTGALAEAYDVPESEVTSSFIGPSWGADVTRQALVGLVAFLLLAGIIMALYFRTWKMSLAAILALIGDLVVTVGIYAAVGFEISPAATIGILTILSYSLYDTVVVFDKIRENTAEDGQESRRTFAESVNLAVNQTLVRSINTSVVAALPVAAILFIGAGVLGADTLRDISLALLIGILVGTWSTVFVAAPLYSQLREGEPAISRHDQKVLKERERAASVSTGAEALPTA; encoded by the coding sequence CGGCAACGACCTCTACACCGGCAAGCGCTCCTTCAACTTCGTGGGAGGCCGCAAGAAGTGGTACACGATCGCCGGGATCCTGATCCTGCTGTCGGTCGTCGTGCCGCTGCTCACCGGCGTCAACTTCAGCATCGAGTTCCGCGGCGGCTCGCAGTTCCAGATCGCGCAGGTCGAGAACGCCACCCCTGAGCCCGCCATCGAGGCGGTTCACTCCGTCGTTCCCGACGCCGAGGTGCGTGTCGCGATCATCGGTGGAACCGGCGTGCGTGTGCAGACCGACCAGCTCGAGCAAGCAGATTCCGAGGACGTGACCGGCGCTCTCGCCGAGGCGTACGACGTGCCCGAGTCGGAGGTCACCTCCTCGTTCATCGGCCCCAGCTGGGGCGCGGACGTCACTCGGCAGGCCCTTGTCGGCCTCGTCGCGTTCCTCCTGCTCGCGGGCATCATCATGGCGCTGTACTTCCGCACCTGGAAGATGTCGCTCGCGGCGATCCTCGCGCTGATCGGCGACCTCGTCGTGACCGTGGGCATCTATGCCGCGGTCGGCTTCGAGATCAGCCCGGCGGCGACCATCGGTATCCTCACGATCCTCAGCTACTCGCTGTACGACACCGTCGTGGTGTTCGACAAGATTCGTGAGAACACCGCAGAAGACGGTCAGGAGTCGCGGCGCACCTTCGCCGAATCGGTGAACCTCGCGGTCAACCAGACCCTCGTGCGCTCGATCAACACGAGCGTCGTGGCTGCGCTGCCCGTCGCGGCGATCCTCTTCATCGGCGCCGGTGTGCTCGGAGCCGACACGCTCCGCGACATCTCGCTGGCACTGCTCATCGGCATCCTCGTCGGCACCTGGTCGACGGTGTTCGTCGCGGCTCCGCTCTACTCGCAGCTGCGCGAGGGGGAGCCGGCGATCAGCCGCCATGACCAGAAGGTCCTGAAGGAGCGTGAGCGCGCGGCATCCGTTTCGACGGGAGCCGAGGCGCTGCCCACCGCATGA